aggtataacacttgacctccaaggtggtgccagtgagagatttcttctgtgcgttgtttaacaataaaaaatagtgctcaatgtacatgccaatggctgctaatggggaatgagagacatgagcattcggcttttagtcaacgcgcacgctgcgatccccattagcagctattggcatgtacattgagcactatcggacaagaaagggatgctacattatactcgctgggtgtaacctccttagctttagaaaggtttagccagcgttgagctgcagtgccatgaatacactgaacttgtatataccatgaatgaactcaaggtggttaaaaatgagaagtagatacgaagcgcaagccgtaagaaagtaaaagccgaattctcctgtctctcatttctcattagcagccattggcatgtaaattgagccctatctgacagggaaaggttgctacgttatacttgctgggcgtaacctccttggttttcgaaaggtttagcgagcgtttggtcgcagtgccatgaatacagtgaactagaatataccatgaactcgaggtggttaaaggtgggaagtggacgcaaagcgcaggccgtaagaaagtatgcgtgtgccacctctcgtttagtccttggaatgtccgctggatggcggtgcttctatatggggaatatatgataaaaagatgcgagatggtgggacttggagtgttgaatagatgaacgaacgacggacacacaaacagatgcatggatggacgcatgaacggacgcatgaacggacgcaggggcggatgcatgaaagaatgcagggacgggcgcacaaacagacgcatggacggtcacacagacggacgcatggacggacgaatgcttcgccccactctccatcattcactccgtggatatgctgccattttttactgttcctgggtcatttatctacaaaatgtatattctgcattttctttgttttgaatattttagcattatagtgttttttattgcactATTTACCAACTGGTGATGAAAAATTTCACACTTCCCACATTTTTACTCATTATAaagtatttttgttgctctacaacatcTATTTTTCgaaagagcatttcattctgCAAAGTTCGGTATGCTACAATGCaagctggagtacttttcaaactggcaaattTGATCTTCCTGAGACACATGAAAAACAACCATTCTCGCGCAGTACCGAAAGAGTTAAGATATAACTGGCAAGTATTGTATTGGATGAATTTTTGCAGCAGTATCTTGTATCTGTACCTCTTGTATCTCTAATACTCTTTGCTTGAGTATCTCGTATCGTTTCACAATACAATTCTGATGTTTGCCCAGCCCTCGTTGAAAGAATGCGTAgctgggtgagttggtgcattctctaaaaataaaaaaagtgcaaaaaaaaaaaaaagacgggacaGAGGGGACAAGTAGACAGGAATGGGTGCTCACTACCAACTACTCACTACCCCAGTTATTTCGTAATTAAATCAGTTGGTAGTGAGCGTTGGTTGAAAGACATAGGAGATTGATGGCACTGCTGGCGCGCCTATTTCTAGAGATGTTCAATGTCACCTCTATTACATGGCGCGGCTGCTAAACACGACAGTTTGTGAAAAATACATTAAATCTTGGGCGGCAAATCTTAATGGGGGAAATTTCGTACAGTATCTCATTAAAAATTGCCACTGTTTTTGTTGTGCGGGATGTCGTTGCTATAAGCAAAAGTAAGAGCTACTAAAAGCAAACACCAGGCTTGCGCAGAAAACGCCGCACATTCACAGCAGAATGTGGAAGAGAAACATTTGTAGAAGCCATTGTAAGCTCCCTTGGGGGGCTACTAATAAAAGTATGCTCACAAGATACCCGCTACATTATAAATCATAACTTTTTCGAAGTCGCGAAGCACCCACTACACCAATATTTGGCATTCTGCAAAAAAGCGGGGCACCCGCTACACATCAGCAAAGCAttatgtgcactttgttgatgcggTGGCTAATAACAATGAAGAATATTGGCTGAGCCCCTTGTAATTGATTGGAAACATTCAACTACCCGTTTGTTCTGCAATTTGTATTGCCTGGTGCCTGGTTACACAATTCTCACCTAGCACACTATATACTACATACAGTATAGTGGTTCCTATCCGACATGCCTCAACAAGGATATTTTGTGAAGGGGTTtcaagcactggcatggctcagtgTTTGAATACTGGGCTGCTACAGAGAGGGCAGAGGGTCAAACTCTGTTTCTTCCATTCAGGATATCGTttcttattcctttttttttttaattcgcacaACAGCAGTTAAGGACACTGGCATCGACAGAAAACTATGGCACGAGAAACGGCCCTTGTTGTGatcccttgttgtgatctcatcaGCTTTAcagtaaaaacagaaaaaatcaCAGGTGCTGCAAATGGTTAATACAGACTGTTGTACGCATTGGTTCACAGAACATAGGTTTTTGAACTCATCCTTGCAACCTGCATAAAGAAGTACAACTCAAATATACAGTGACTGCAATTGGGCCAACTGGTACATACAGTACAAGTGTGAAAACAACTTGCAAAGACAGGTGCTTCATTTTGTTGTCCTGTCATTGCATGCTGTTTTCAGGCTTAAACATATGTTTACATCGAGACAAACTAATCCACCAAGCGAAGTGAAAAAGGCAGCTCTGTCAAGCCCTCGGTGTAATGTCAGGGAATCAAACGACAGAGTCATCTCAGGACTCGTAATGCAGTCagacccctttataagagacactgatgttgGAGAcaaatggttatgagagacaccactATGCCTATAGTAAAAGAGGGGTTGTTATGAAAATACGTACATGGTACCCTGCTTAAAAAAGACggctcatataaaagacaagaattgcacTCCAGTACATGTCTCTTGCAAAGGGGTTTAACTGAACCAGTCTCACACGGCGTTGGGAGGTTTAGAAGGACAAGTCTAAACTCCACTGAAACTTCAATGGCCATTAGACAGAGGCAACGAAGGCAGTAACAGCACAAACGTGACCTTTCGTCTGCATTGTGCTCGTTTATATTAgtagaaaagaaaaataatgaaacCGGTATGCTTTAAAAGCAGTATATGTGAAGGTTGTGAGTTTTTTAATAGGGTATTTGTGTCACTTGAAATGGACAAACTGCTCATAATCTCAACAAACCATGTACGTTTCTTCAGTGTGCTGTCTTGCTATGTATTGTTTGCCACAGCTTTGCTGTCCAACAACTTAAAAGTAAATAAGCATTCATAACTATTAATAAACTATTTATTGAAATATTTAAGCAACATCAACACACATATCCGAGTAAACTTACATGATTCCGTTTACTTAGCTGACACGATTACGAAAATGAATATCCACAGCCCCACACGATTTTTGCCATAAACGCCTGAACCACTTCATGGCTGTTCAAAACTGCCTTGTAGCAGAGCCACAACTCCATTGAGTTGATAGAGTTGTGGCATTTCGATGGCCTTTCAAGAAGGTCAATGTGACACAGGTATAAATTATTAAGACAATCTAAAAAAGTTTGCAGCGTGCAATGCCAAGAGGTTTATGGACGTTTCAATCAAAATGTCACACGCATAGATTGCGATGTCAGACCAAGCACAACATGTATTTCATACTTACGCTTTTTCCGAGCAGATCACCAGCCGAAATGCTATGACTAAGGCTTTGACTTGATGGAGATGTCGGCTGAGAGGCCCTTTCAGGTGACTGCAGAGAGCGAGCACAGCATTGAAATTGTGTGCTAGGGCAATGTTACAGTCAAAACTACATGATCACAGTTTATGCATGTACTCACGTTTTTTGATTGAACTTCTGTTCCATGGCCATGCAGATTGTCAATACTGTGCCGGTGCAGATCACTTTGAGCAGCAGATTTCTGGAAGCCATTTGACCAGCAGCGCTTACCTggaaaaaaattacaaaagaaaattaaaaagtcACAAGAAGGCATGGTGCTCATACATCACAGGGTTCTAACGGCAAATATATACAATAGTATTTCACGACAAAATCACAAAGATGCATCAACATGCACActcaaaaatgaaacaaaaccaTGCAGGTATGTAGGGCCAAACAACAAGTAGGAATACCCTAACTTGTCCTAAATACACGAGTGTTATCACaaaaatataatgaaaaaaaaaagtagtttaCCTGTTTCAACCATTGGGCTGCGGCTGGAATATAAAGGCACCTCCTGACGCTCGGGTGAAGACAACTTGAGAGATCCTAGACTGCAACTCAAAGAGCCCATCTGCACAAAGTCGCCACTGCAAGCTGCGGTCTTCTGCGGCTTTTCGGCGGGAAGTTGTTCAGCAGATTTTCCTAAGATCCCGAGCGGATCATTCATCACGCTGGAAGCCACAAACTCCCTGCACAAATCTTCGCCATCGTAGATGCTGTGCTTTGCTGGTGACACTTGAGGGCTGGCACCGCTGAGTGTTTTCGAAGGTGACGGCTGCACGCGTGCGCTCCCAAATCCAACATTTTCGTAGTAAGGCTCATCCTGACAGCTCGATGGTATCAAGGGCGTCTTGCTGCGAGTCACATGCTCTCCAGGCGAGTTGTCGATGATGTCTTCCAGCGAGCGAGACAAGCGCCTCGGTAGCATCCTCCCAGGGCTTCgagatctcgtgccttcttcagAATCACCGCAGCTTGCAGGAATGCAATCCTTCGACCTTGGCTGGCTCGTTTCAGCTGCCTGCTTACTGCGCATGTGGCAGAGGACTGAGCGCGACATGTGTGACGTCTTTTCGAGCGTATGGCCGGCGACGTATTTGTTGCGCTCGGCATCGGAAAACTTGCGGGTGTTCGCTGGATGGAGGAGACCGCGAAGGGTGCTCTCCAAGTCAGCCGTTGACTGTGGCTCACTGAGGGTGCGCGTGTGACTGACACTTAGTCCAGCTTGCGGAGTGGAAATTTTGTTGACTTTGCGACCGACGAGATCTTTGGAATGTGGAGACATGGATGTCACGTCGCGAGTATTGTTGAGCATGTTTGGTGTCGTTCTAGACTGCTGACTAGCAGGCCGCGCTGCAGAACTGCCAAACGCTGATCCTAGCTTGCCACCAAAAATGTCTGAGTAGTAGTAAGGTGCACTgttgccactgctgctgctgttcaGCACTTTGTTGGAGTTGGATTCTGAAACAACGCACCGCACCTCCGATGGCAAGACATCAGGGGCAGTGGACAGAAGGGGTGATGAAACCTGGCTAAAGTCACCTTGGTTTGAGGACCCGCGCAGTGAGGCATCTGCACTACTTGTTTTAACCACAGAGCTTGTCAAGCTAGAACCAGCTTCACTGGAGCTTGTCTCTCCATCAAGGCTTTTCAGTAGTCCAATGCTAGTAGGCCGGTTTTCACTCTGGTACGAGGAAACTTTAACAAAAGCATCGGGGTTAATCTTAGAATTTGTCAACGGGGCCGTTCCGGCAAATGACACAAACTTAGAATGTTGGCTGGGGCTGCGTTTCTCGAGCTCTTTAAAAGCATCAGTACCTTGTGACGACGATGTCGCATCATCAGgctttctttcctttttgaaTGAGTATTTCGTAGCATGTGACGTGTAAACAGGTAAGTAGGGCTGGGCTGGTGATCGAAGAGGCGAAGGTACGTGATCATTCAGAATTTCCTTTTGGTAGCTCGGCAAAGATGATGTGGCAGTGTCAAAATCAGCCCGACTAGCTTCATCATCTGCATCTGAGGCTCCAGAGTCCTTAACCTCTTCATGGTGCAACAAATCTGGAATAGCCTTCCTCACAAGATGCTTGTATCCGTCTTTCATATACATCTCATGACTTTTTGGCTTCTCAGGTGACTTGCCCTCGGGCTGTGAAGGTGCTAGTCGATATGGTTCTTCGTAAACAGGGGGACTCTCTCGTTTAGACTGTACATTATTTCCAGTGTTACTGTACGGCATTGAATTCAAGTCCTCTGAGGTCTGCTGGACTTGTTCGTAAATGTTTTCCACTGAACCACCACTGCTCGACCCTGAACTTTCAGATTTAAGGATTTGACAAGCTAGCGAAGACTTTCCATAGGAATCGTGCGCATAACTGGTGACTGGCAACACGGGCTCATTGTACACCGGCTCATCATACGGGCAACCAGGACTGAGATCAACATTCATGGAAACGTAGTCAGCCTCGCTTGTCAACCAGCCCATGGGAAGGTAGTGTGCCTCAGGTGGCTTAGATTGAACTGCACAAGGAGGTGGCTCTTGTGGACAGTGCCTGGGAAGTGATACGGTGTCCGGCTTCTGTGCCTGTTCTTGTTGTCGAAAGTAGTCGCCGCGAGCATGCTGTGCACTCTCTCTGTTAAACTCAGCACTTCTGTGCAGGCTTGCAAGGATTGATGTGCTGCCATACTTTGATAGAGAGTCAATTTTTGCAGCATCAGACGCGCTAGTCCTGAACTCAACGTCCTGCGGAGCAATATTGTTGCCCACCACTGACGATGCAGCTCTTTCTCCAATTCGACCTTCCTCTGCAGCTTCCCAGCTTTCTCGAACACTTTCACCATGCCTTGGACTTGTTTCGTCTTTAGGTTCAAAGCACTTAATTCTGTCTTGTACTATGTTCACAGGTGGTGCTTCCTTCTTTTTCTGGTATGCGGCCCTCATTTCTTCAAAACTTGAGCTCCCCACAGGAGTTTTTACCTCAGTTGCATCAACACACTTGACTTCTGTGTCAATGCCAACATCTTTCGGCAGGTGCATTGGACTCTTGGTTAGCTGTCTGTCCCTCACATACGTTCGATTGGGGCGCAGAGTGCCCTGGAATAGCTCCGGGCTCTGATCACCTGGCGTTTGGCCCTCACACGATGCTTCAAAGACGGAATTATTGCTGGTCGACTGGAAGGAGACATCCAAGTTGTCCGGGACAGGGAGTCCGACATCCTTGTCAATTTCCCATTGTGGACTTTTTGGCGTCGTCGAGCTTCGGCGATAACGGCTGTCAAAGGACTCCATTTCGGCAGCACCACTGCCACTGCTTTCTATGTCAGACACAGAACCCAGCAGTGTTTTCGAAGCCGGCTGCTTGGGATAGAACATTTGTGAAGCTCTGTAATAGTCTTCTTTCTTAATAAGGAACGATTCCTCGTCCTGAGAGGCATTTTTGGGATGCTGCGGTGGACGCGACGGGCTAGGACTGTCCTTGCGAAGCCACATGTCAGCATTGCCGTAGAGCCTTTCTTGAGGCACATTAGGCCGTGGACTGCTCAGGCCCTGGTCCGACCTCGAAAGATTGCTATCCTGATTAGTGGCACGGTCGCTGGATGACAGCCGTGTGTTGTGATGTCTGAGAACACTCTTCGGGTCTCTAATAACAGCGCTACCGTGAGGAGATCTGAGTGGCCTACCTTGTAGCAAGCTCTTTTCCTCAAGAAATGATGATTCGTCGTTCTGGTGCCGTGGCAATGAGGAGCCTGGTGAAGAGTAACTAGTCTGTCTGGCTTCACTGAACGACTCATTCAGCTGCTGAACCTTTTTCTCCCTGTTTATGTGACTACCAGCAGTAGCATTTTGGTTCCCTCGTTGCACAAGAATGTTAGTTGGGCTCAGCTGCCTGTCAGAATGGACATAAGCTGTGTCATAGAAGCTGGGGCGGTTGTCTTCAGTGCAAGGCTTTTCACGTGCTTCGTTGTATGACCTGTTGTGTGCTTCATTGGAGTAGGTCTTCTCAAATGGACTAAAAGCACGTGACAATTGACTTGTGTTCTGAGAATCCTGATGGACATTGTAAGGAGAGGTTTCATCACGATAATGAGTAGAGTTTTGATCTGTTTTCGACAATGGCTTGCTCCGATCAGTACCCGGTTGTTCGTGCTGTGAAGGTAAGTGCCTCCTGTCACCACTTGACTGGCTCAGGCAGGAACGCAAGGGTTTCTGGCTTTGCACATTTGGCGGGGTGTAAATTTGGGGCTGTTTCTCGTGGTAGAATTCAGGATCGCAACGAAGGTTCCGCAAGTTAACGTAATCTGGGCTGTCGCGATACCTTGTAGGTGACATCTTTGCATGTTCTTTTGGGTATTGTTTTTTTTCCGGGGTATTTTatgcaaaagaaataaaaatataggAGGGGGTAAGGGGAACAAACAGAAAGAACAGAAACAGGTTCAACAAAAGTGAAACTGAACCATGCTACATCAATGTCATCAGCATCATgattaacaacaacaaaacactAAGGCAGGCCTTGATGCAACTGGCTATCATAAACAGGAGCACGGGCAGGACCAACAGCATCAAAAC
The nucleotide sequence above comes from Rhipicephalus microplus isolate Deutch F79 chromosome 2, USDA_Rmic, whole genome shotgun sequence. Encoded proteins:
- the LOC119169614 gene encoding uncharacterized protein LOC119169614 isoform X4; this encodes MAEKMELRKSLRRKFSGNIRSPVVRRDSQAEVVLKGWLYKLEGATIKQWKKRWCILSEYCLFYYKGPEEEKCLGSILLPSYKIRPCTADDKVSLKHSFVAEHQNTKTYYFAAENNASMCQWMNAMSLAALMQKDTERSRQALPLHGMQAAANASPGMPPDYHFSPHVAPQRPVTQQPQRPSDESFEVEAYSAGATADGHYLGSGDQYPCSYTRSPIYDQRPPPAAPRQRPGYPVYANAPPKPLRHGATSPNVAEGGGYDACNSYEGYDFYGAQEPLPAYAGRPVSAHYGDNVPNSTMTSTQLMRPRSADFLERDDDGEDRELYLRKKSAPAVAAKPRPKSSMAHYDWENEDEAHDWRVQQQQHQQWRSRTMETVAQAGVLHDESQLGRMPSGKASSACGSSAQSKKAVHKEQSMKRLLEWKQRMLQSPLCKKQGQQQQQQQHHQQQRVVPSPQELQSAVLRKTPVPECAPPPERPPLPEEYRRRASEGSRPMDGMMGAHFNTEPRGEPVGRAQETSAPLGPDLIQHAKMSPTRYRDSPDYVNLRNLRCDPEFYHEKQPQIYTPPNVQSQKPLRSCLSQSSGDRRHLPSQHEQPGTDRSKPLSKTDQNSTHYRDETSPYNVHQDSQNTSQLSRAFSPFEKTYSNEAHNRSYNEAREKPCTEDNRPSFYDTAYVHSDRQLSPTNILVQRGNQNATAGSHINREKKVQQLNESFSEARQTSYSSPGSSLPRHQNDESSFLEEKSLLQGRPLRSPHGSAVIRDPKSVLRHHNTRLSSSDRATNQDSNLSRSDQGLSSPRPNVPQERLYGNADMWLRKDSPSPSRPPQHPKNASQDEESFLIKKEDYYRASQMFYPKQPASKTLLGSVSDIESSGSGAAEMESFDSRYRRSSTTPKSPQWEIDKDVGLPVPDNLDVSFQSTSNNSVFEASCEGQTPGDQSPELFQGTLRPNRTYVRDRQLTKSPMHLPKDVGIDTEVKCVDATEVKTPVGSSSFEEMRAAYQKKKEAPPVNIVQDRIKCFEPKDETSPRHGESVRESWEAAEEGRIGERAASSVVGNNIAPQDVEFRTSASDAAKIDSLSKYGSTSILASLHRSAEFNRESAQHARGDYFRQQEQAQKPDTVSLPRHCPQEPPPCAVQSKPPEAHYLPMGWLTSEADYVSMNVDLSPGCPYDEPVYNEPVLPVTSYAHDSYGKSSLACQILKSESSGSSSGGSVENIYEQVQQTSEDLNSMPYSNTGNNVQSKRESPPVYEEPYRLAPSQPEGKSPEKPKSHEMYMKDGYKHLVRKAIPDLLHHEEVKDSGASDADDEASRADFDTATSSLPSYQKEILNDHVPSPLRSPAQPYLPVYTSHATKYSFKKERKPDDATSSSQGTDAFKELEKRSPSQHSKFVSFAGTAPLTNSKINPDAFVKVSSYQSENRPTSIGLLKSLDGETSSSEAGSSLTSSVVKTSSADASLRGSSNQGDFSQVSSPLLSTAPDVLPSEVRCVVSESNSNKVLNSSSSGNSAPYYYSDIFGGKLGSAFGSSAARPASQQSRTTPNMLNNTRDVTSMSPHSKDLVGRKVNKISTPQAGLSVSHTRTLSEPQSTADLESTLRGLLHPANTRKFSDAERNKYVAGHTLEKTSHMSRSVLCHMRSKQAAETSQPRSKDCIPASCGDSEEGTRSRSPGRMLPRRLSRSLEDIIDNSPGEHVTRSKTPLIPSSCQDEPYYENVGFGSARVQPSPSKTLSGASPQVSPAKHSIYDGEDLCREFVASSVMNDPLGILGKSAEQLPAEKPQKTAACSGDFVQMGSLSCSLGSLKLSSPERQEVPLYSSRSPMVETGKRCWSNGFQKSAAQSDLHRHSIDNLHGHGTEVQSKNSPERASQPTSPSSQSLSHSISAGDLLGKSHEELVLLLIQLRRSQSNLSSCQLQCKEELHELKQKLVQSGTQNSAADVQRLVGLQRSLNELTRNLDLTQPLISLVENMVKLGSLYTVAGITKQKKKMDEGEDYRYEDTYADTLEAETLEKQQLLIEKEILHIQNMLAESTSCGSPLKDDLEVELKRLQKIVNDLLQRRSKVSMPPDTYVEKEPQVKAKPPEPRHSPTAGVPERKRHQKTYYETDLDSSVTSNLALDSRPTSLCDIVTTSQIAELESPSFSPEPNEVPEDRSSYGVQDISKADDRTKKFYGLLPRDRAQEIKTVRIVKRESERRNKVKDRRRGGLDDSCPWLAEEGDSVFQNEEEEESVAARTPDTTVSMFESSYETKKPAQDSTSSEDRSASSSSSESMASGQRTPFKNESRRNKRRHYTISGSHPFLEQHSPPKMPTGLRSRDDMDMERCLRTVNTPDIVRSTIKKSEVFDEQTIDMQIGLPQKILIPERYIEVESENVSAVEQLRRSLKAANIRKMLTETVGPGRYEDLGARGSVEVLRSKVGEEKRRRAHLLALSHTIAKEVMERSKMVAAHVTYQENT